CGGGAAGTAGAGTTACTATCAGGTACCCTAAGTTTATTCTTCTCAAACTTGGAAATGATGAAGTTTGCAATGTCTGATGAAAGAATGTATCCTGGACCATTTGCATAAGGTGGATAGTCTTCCTCCGGCCATTCCTAACCATatataagattaaaaaaaaaaagaaaatgagacTTTCGACAGACAATTGCTTCATATTCATAAACTATTTACCCAACCACGCTAATGAGATATTCTAAGGTAGTGTACACTGAAAAGAAAGAATCGTGCCGGGAAACTATTGTACATGCTCTATAGCAATGTTCGAAGGCCacattctttatttatttaaataattatattgtttcAGGCGATTATAAAAAATGGGAAGTAGGTACCTCATACGTCACTGCCCATTTACCATACCGTAGGGGCTTATGATAATAATTGATATTTCCAATATACATACTCCTATCACTGGCTACTTTATTTGCTTCTTTGATGATTGCATCAACTCGAACAAACGTGTCATCATCACACTTCATGATGTACTTTGCAGCTGCAGTACGGACCTGAACAAACAGAAATTCCAAACATAAGAGATCTCTAATCAAATTTACCTGACCACCTCTCTGGGCAACTATAACCTAGGGCTTACCCCGTATTCACAAATGGCAACAGTTTTCAACACGACAAGATCGTAATTATCCATGTAGGGTACTATGACAATATCACCGAAGAACTCTGATTCCTTCTTCAGCTCGACATTCACTTCCTTTCTTCCATTCTGTCAAGACAATTGTAATTGAAATCTGgaatattaataaactaataaaaGTTCTAGAGGTATAAAGAAGAAAGAGAGAGACAAATAAATATACTAACCAGTGCTACAAAAAAACGAGCGACTACATTCGAAGACTTGATAAGCTTATGCTGCATCCAAGACTTCCTCACAGCCATCCTTTCAGCAAAATGATTGCCTGCTGAAAGAATACCGATAAACATTTCAACAGGCCCATTTGGAAGAGCTGGAGCTTTCCACCTATTTGACATATCAAGGAGCCTTTGAGGAGCAAAGCTAGGGTGCGATGTGGGCAAGGATGCGGCAAATATAGAGTGGATGTCAATGTCTCCATTAAGCGACAGTCCTGTGGCATCCTCGAGTGCAAAACCCTACCAACATCAGCAAAGAACGATAAGGAAACCCACATTCCACAGCAACAATAGCGTATAGGTTATATAAAATGCAACTCACAGTACGATAAGGAAAAGAAGTCACATGTCTTCCATCAACATTGACATGGTAGCCCTCCAAGCCTGCACTTAATGTTAAGACAAATAGCTTTTCCTCTGCAAAAGGGTAAGGCCAGTCTACAGTCACCTTCTTTGTTCGCCCTATTAACCTGTTTAACCACCATGTTGTTTTCGATTCTTCAGAGTGATTGTCATCATCACGAATCCACTTCTCACATTTCAACTGATCATCAACTGCAAATACAAAAGAAGGTGACTTGAACAGGTCAGAGTCGGTCAAAGAATAGGCAACAAGCGTAGGATCTCTACTAACTAGATCTATCAAACAGATTATGGCCCTGCttgggaattagcggttagctgttagcggattgaattagatgttttgactagctgatttagatagatgttttgactagcggattgaattagcggtttcttgtaaaactgtttggtaaatagctgtttgatgAGCTTTTTGTGACACATACCCAAACCGTtaacccaaaaagctcctcaaactagctttttgaaaattagctttttgagcccaaacctctatttcaatccgctaactaccaaacactaacattagcggattgaaatggtcaaacctctaaaacaccccaaacctctaattttaccccaaacctctaacttccaaacacccCCTATATCCATTCTGCTTGATTTCAATTTAACATGAACAGACAAGAAACTTGCATCAGAAGAGAAAGAGGAACAAAATTAACAGCCGATAAACAGATGAGTAAATGATGTCCAGTTAAAAACCATCTCTTGTAGGTAAGGAACCCTTTGTATGTAAAGAAAAACCAGAATTTCAACCAACCAGAAATGGTAGTTACAAAATCCAAAAGTTCTGTTCTGATCTCTCCGATCCCACAAACCATGAACATCATCAGACAatgtgatgatttttttttttttgcttgtaACGTAATTATAGGAATTTGACATTTTAACTACTTTCTAATACACCATGTGATATAAACTTACTTATGTACTTCACTACAATTGTCAATATAAACTTCCTAATTTATCTCTGTCACTTTCTCATACCAAACCAATCATTAAAATTATGGAGAAAAAAACAAGTTATCATTACAAAAAGAACAAAAGTAAGGCCTTATAAATAAACTCACCAGTTTCTTCATCAGCCCGTGATTTCCAACCTTCACATCGAAGCCCTGATCCCCACTGCATTCTATAACAAGTATTCTGCTCAATAACAGGCTTCCCACTCCAATCGCCTTTCAACCTAGGATTGAAATGCAATATCCTTGGTGGGTCCTCCCCATCAACAGTCTTCAAACCCTGCAACTCCATCATAAACTGGGACACCATCACATACTGCCCTTCTTTCAACAAAGAAATTTTCGGGTCTTGCTCCGGATGAGCTTGTTTAGGCTTCCCCACAAGAGTTATATGTGATCCCAATGTCATCCCACAAGGAATCACCATAATCTTCCCCTTTTCCACAAACTCAGCACCCGAAAGTGAAATCGAATGAGGGCAAGATTCAGTCCTATTCACCGCAGTATTATTACCAAGAACCTCAAGTTTCCCTGAATTCAACTCAACCCAAAACTTCTTCCCAACGTCAAAAGCCTCAATTGCAGACTTTTGAAGCCCCAAGAACCCATCTTTACTACTAGTatttacaacaatgccatcaaaATTCAATCTTGACAACGACCTGTAATCATAACCATACAAAGATTGATTCAATACCTTTCTGGGCAGATTAAAGGGTCTAATTGgggcttctttttcttgcaaCTCCTCTTCGCTCTGAAGAATAAAGGGCTTTGAAACGACGTCGTTGAAGGCATCTTGACTCCCAGAACTCAACCTAGTTTTGAACACAAAGGGCAGTTCTAAACTCACCAAGAGCATATACAAAACCCCAATAAAAACAAGAACTTGAAACGATCTCTGGCGACTCAGTGAGTTGAATAAGTCCAACTTGGGCCTCTTGGTCTTCATGGGTCTTGAAAAGATCACAACTTTAAAACCCTAATGCATTAATTTGTGGTGATTGTGACCATGAAGGAGAAAGAGAGGGGGAAGAGAGAGATAAAGAGAGAGAGGggaagagagagatagagagaggcTTTTTTGGGGAAATTACAACTACAGACAGacagagagggggagagagagagagagagagagatgtgtaCTGGAGAGAGATGTGTGTAATGGTTGTAAGCTTTTTTTAGGTCGGTGATGACTTGGAGTTGATTCTCTTCTGTTTCAGTTGAGATTGATAAAAACTTGTAAAAAGTAACCTTCAGCGCCCATTACTTTTCTCAATCTTTCCCTTTTTGAGAAATGATTTTCCTGGTTAATCATCCTTTAGTCGATAAATGAGGATAAAAAAATCGACTCAAAATAGTAAGAAATGAGGTCGACATTATTTCGAATAGTGTGTTAATGAATCGAGTGTTAATGGACGCATTCACTTGAAAATTTAatagataaataataatttataaaacatatttaatataaaatagcagattatatacaaaagaaaataaataaaatataaaatacataggattaaaatataataatttaaattttcacaaattattatgaaatttcaaaaaacataaaatatattgagTAATTCCCCAAAATCCATCATGGTCATAAAAATCATCGACATTACATaaaatggattaaaaataaaaatttcaattgaTTGTACTCCTCGGCAATGATATTTGTCAAATTATTCTGATAGAACTTTGTAGTATATGTTATAAGCCGAcgatatttatattcaaaaatatgtaTTCAAATCAGGATCATAAATTGTcgtcaattaaaatgggaattattttttattattttatataatagttGGTAAAGTTCAAACTTACTATTTTTCTTAATGTGTTAAGAAAAGTTAATAAACTTCCCAAAATTTTCCGAAAGTGTGTCagatacaaaatatttttatttattatctgAGATAAATATTAAACTGGTGACATTATTTCCGTAAGGAAAAAAGCTGTGTGCCGAGTGGAGACTTGTGCCAAAGCAACATATGCACGCACCCATCGACAAGTCTGTAAAGTAGAAATAACAGGTAAGAATTTGCATATCCTTTAAATAccgaataaaataaattattcctTTCGGCGTCGATGTATCCCTTATTTTCCGTTGAGACGGTGATAATTTCACAATAC
This genomic window from Daucus carota subsp. sativus chromosome 7, DH1 v3.0, whole genome shotgun sequence contains:
- the LOC108196606 gene encoding hydroxyproline O-galactosyltransferase GALT6, whose amino-acid sequence is MKTKRPKLDLFNSLSRQRSFQVLVFIGVLYMLLVSLELPFVFKTRLSSGSQDAFNDVVSKPFILQSEEELQEKEAPIRPFNLPRKVLNQSLYGYDYRSLSRLNFDGIVVNTSSKDGFLGLQKSAIEAFDVGKKFWVELNSGKLEVLGNNTAVNRTESCPHSISLSGAEFVEKGKIMVIPCGMTLGSHITLVGKPKQAHPEQDPKISLLKEGQYVMVSQFMMELQGLKTVDGEDPPRILHFNPRLKGDWSGKPVIEQNTCYRMQWGSGLRCEGWKSRADEETVDDQLKCEKWIRDDDNHSEESKTTWWLNRLIGRTKKVTVDWPYPFAEEKLFVLTLSAGLEGYHVNVDGRHVTSFPYRTGFALEDATGLSLNGDIDIHSIFAASLPTSHPSFAPQRLLDMSNRWKAPALPNGPVEMFIGILSAGNHFAERMAVRKSWMQHKLIKSSNVVARFFVALNGRKEVNVELKKESEFFGDIVIVPYMDNYDLVVLKTVAICEYGVRTAAAKYIMKCDDDTFVRVDAIIKEANKVASDRSMYIGNINYYHKPLRYGKWAVTYEEWPEEDYPPYANGPGYILSSDIANFIISKFEKNKLRLFKMEDVSMGMWVEQFNSSRPVEYIHSLKYCQFGCIDDYYTAHYQSPRQMMCMWNKLQQHGKPLCCNMR